In the Labrys wisconsinensis genome, one interval contains:
- a CDS encoding cytochrome (ubi)quinol oxidase subunit III, whose amino-acid sequence MPHDASVAQDPHKLGPRAEPDGGWKGPATKRIITAYGFWIFLLSDFVLFSGFYASYAVLSHATAGGPNPAQLFDLKTVALETTFLLLSSVACGMATIASNVRNMLWTQVGYLITGLLGFAFLVLEVSEFAKMLAAGAGPDRSGFLSAFFALVGLHGVHVTVGLLWLGTMMAQFWAKGFRPDIMRRGLCFALFWHALDIIWVGIFTNVYLLGTSP is encoded by the coding sequence GTGCCTCATGACGCGTCAGTCGCTCAGGACCCGCACAAACTCGGCCCCCGTGCGGAGCCCGATGGCGGGTGGAAAGGCCCTGCCACGAAGCGCATCATCACCGCCTATGGCTTCTGGATCTTCCTCCTCTCGGACTTTGTTCTGTTTTCTGGATTCTATGCGTCCTATGCAGTGCTATCTCATGCGACAGCCGGCGGCCCCAATCCTGCTCAACTCTTCGATCTGAAGACGGTAGCGCTCGAAACTACCTTCCTGCTTCTTTCCAGCGTCGCCTGCGGCATGGCGACAATTGCCAGCAATGTTCGCAATATGCTGTGGACGCAGGTTGGCTATTTGATCACTGGCCTCTTGGGATTTGCTTTTCTGGTCCTGGAGGTCAGCGAGTTTGCAAAGATGCTTGCGGCAGGAGCAGGCCCGGATCGCAGCGGCTTCCTTTCCGCGTTTTTCGCGCTGGTCGGACTGCACGGCGTGCACGTCACAGTCGGGTTGCTATGGCTCGGCACGATGATGGCGCAGTTCTGGGCCAAGGGTTTTCGGCCGGACATCATGCGCAGAGGGCTATGCTTCGCGCTGTTCTGGCATGCGCTCGACATCATCTGGGTCGGAATTTTCACGAATGTCTATCTTTTGGGAACAAGCCCATGA
- the cyoA gene encoding ubiquinol oxidase subunit II: MSLAGCSGVLDPQGPVSLSEKLILFDSLAIMLVIVVPTIIATLAFAWWFRASNVRARYQPYWAFSGTLELIVWAIPVLVITFLGGIAWFGSHALDPYVALPSKEKPIEVEVVSLDWKWLFIYPDDHVATVNQLVIPAGRPVHFKLTSSGVMNSFFVPQLGSQIYTMASMTSQVSLQADQPGTYPGLSAQFSGEGFSDMHFDVRAVASDQFAQWLASVQGSGPVLDKAAYDELAKPSKNVPPSTYSNVDPKLFDDVVAGDLNRPGIEGGHGGQDTPPAATKEP, translated from the coding sequence ATGTCGCTCGCAGGATGCTCGGGCGTTCTTGACCCGCAAGGACCGGTAAGCCTTTCCGAGAAGCTGATCCTATTCGACTCGCTCGCCATCATGTTGGTTATCGTTGTTCCGACAATAATTGCGACCTTGGCGTTCGCATGGTGGTTTCGCGCCTCGAACGTCCGGGCGCGCTATCAGCCGTATTGGGCCTTTTCCGGCACCCTCGAACTGATTGTATGGGCGATCCCGGTACTGGTCATTACGTTTCTCGGCGGTATCGCGTGGTTTGGTTCGCACGCCTTGGACCCCTATGTAGCGCTTCCTTCAAAGGAGAAGCCTATTGAGGTCGAGGTCGTGTCGCTCGATTGGAAGTGGTTGTTCATCTATCCTGATGACCACGTGGCGACGGTCAATCAGCTGGTCATTCCCGCCGGAAGGCCCGTCCACTTCAAGCTGACATCCTCTGGCGTGATGAACAGCTTTTTTGTGCCGCAGCTCGGCAGCCAGATTTACACCATGGCGTCTATGACTTCGCAAGTCAGCCTGCAGGCGGACCAGCCGGGAACGTATCCCGGCCTTTCCGCTCAGTTCAGTGGCGAGGGGTTTTCCGACATGCATTTCGACGTCCGCGCCGTCGCATCGGATCAATTCGCACAATGGCTCGCCAGCGTTCAGGGCTCGGGCCCGGTGCTCGACAAGGCCGCGTACGACGAACTTGCGAAACCGAGCAAGAATGTGCCGCCCAGCACCTACAGCAACGTCGATCCAAAGCTGTTCGACGATGTCGTCGCGGGCGATCTGAATCGTCCGGGCATCGAGGGGGGCCACGGCGGCCAAGACACTCCGCCGGCCGCGACGAAGGAACCATAA
- a CDS encoding c-type cytochrome, with the protein MQRTIFLPLLLFAFAAPNIAGAQTLTLKSDSIDVPDRATMFTGPGSDVVNNNCVACHSAGMILTQPKLPEATWKAEAEKMIHVYKAPVDDKDVPAIVDYLTKLKAAP; encoded by the coding sequence ATGCAACGCACGATCTTCCTGCCGCTCCTTCTGTTCGCTTTCGCCGCTCCGAACATCGCTGGCGCGCAAACTTTGACGTTGAAGTCCGATTCGATCGACGTGCCCGATCGAGCAACCATGTTTACAGGCCCCGGTTCGGACGTGGTCAACAATAACTGCGTCGCCTGTCACTCGGCCGGCATGATCTTGACCCAGCCGAAGCTGCCTGAGGCGACGTGGAAAGCCGAAGCCGAAAAGATGATCCATGTCTACAAGGCGCCGGTCGACGACAAAGATGTTCCAGCAATCGTTGACTATCTGACGAAGCTGAAAGCCGCCCCATAA
- a CDS encoding molybdopterin-dependent oxidoreductase produces MSIGNMVFDRRRVLGYSGLALLAASRPAWAQSIVRLGLPGGPDERSIVTNFPHKGPMILQRSRPPLLETPFEVFDKGVFTPNDQFYVRWHWAVIPTEVDVDKFRLAVHGHVNQTVSLSLKDVMALPRVEMAAVNQCSGNSRGLFEPRVPGAQWANGSMGNAKWTGVRLKDVLDRAGVKSGAVQVRLNGLDEPVVPDGPDFMKSLDIDHARDGEVMIAYAMNGEQLPLLNGFPLRLIVPGWYATYWVKALSDIEVLDKPDDNFWMKTAYTIPDTPHADIKPGQTGVKMVPINKMVPRSFITNVAPNQKLPAGTPTQVRGIAFGGDTGVAKVDLSSDDGKSWQAAKLGKDEGKYSFRQWELPITLTDKGNKTLMIRCTNTDGDIQPAQPNWNPSGFMRNVIEATSVIVS; encoded by the coding sequence ATGAGTATCGGCAACATGGTATTCGATAGGCGTCGTGTGCTCGGCTACAGTGGACTTGCGCTCCTTGCCGCCAGCCGTCCGGCCTGGGCCCAATCGATCGTACGGCTCGGCCTGCCTGGCGGTCCTGACGAACGTTCGATCGTCACCAACTTCCCGCACAAAGGACCGATGATCCTGCAGCGGTCGCGCCCGCCGCTGTTGGAGACGCCATTTGAAGTGTTTGATAAGGGCGTTTTCACGCCCAACGACCAATTTTATGTGCGCTGGCATTGGGCAGTCATTCCGACCGAGGTGGACGTCGATAAGTTCCGCCTCGCCGTTCATGGACACGTCAATCAGACAGTTTCTCTCTCGCTGAAGGACGTCATGGCTCTGCCGCGCGTCGAGATGGCGGCGGTCAATCAGTGTTCAGGGAACTCGCGGGGGCTGTTCGAACCCCGCGTGCCGGGAGCGCAATGGGCAAACGGCTCCATGGGAAATGCGAAGTGGACTGGGGTAAGGCTCAAGGATGTCCTCGATCGCGCCGGCGTGAAAAGCGGCGCCGTTCAGGTGCGGCTAAACGGTCTCGACGAACCGGTTGTCCCTGACGGCCCCGACTTCATGAAGTCGCTCGATATCGATCATGCGCGCGATGGCGAGGTCATGATCGCTTACGCGATGAACGGAGAACAACTTCCCCTCCTGAACGGCTTCCCGCTGCGCCTCATCGTCCCCGGATGGTACGCCACCTATTGGGTGAAGGCCCTCAGCGACATCGAGGTGCTGGATAAGCCCGACGATAATTTCTGGATGAAGACGGCGTACACCATACCCGACACACCCCATGCCGACATCAAGCCTGGTCAGACGGGCGTCAAGATGGTGCCGATCAACAAGATGGTGCCGCGTTCGTTCATTACAAACGTCGCGCCGAACCAGAAGCTTCCGGCCGGAACGCCGACGCAAGTTCGTGGCATCGCCTTCGGAGGTGATACAGGCGTCGCCAAGGTCGATCTGTCATCGGACGATGGAAAGTCCTGGCAAGCTGCCAAGCTCGGCAAGGATGAAGGGAAATACAGCTTCCGTCAGTGGGAGCTTCCGATCACGCTGACTGACAAGGGCAATAAGACCCTAATGATCCGCTGCACCAACACTGACGGCGACATCCAGCCCGCCCAACCGAATTGGAATCCCTCGGGCTTCATGCGCAACGTCATTGAAGCGACATCCGTCATCGTGAGCTGA
- a CDS encoding substrate-binding domain-containing protein, with amino-acid sequence MKQFATAALVLAAISWGGSSFAAEPLHVYGPGGPLPAMNEAAATFGKAHGIDVIVTAGPTPQWVDKAKQDADVIFSGSEVMMSDFIKAVPDIDPSSVKPLYLRAAAILVRPGNPGHIQGLADLLKPGHRIIVVNGAGQQGLWEDVAGRRGDIESVKAFRSNIAVVAGNSAEAKAAWTKDPTLDAWLIWTIWQKANPTLADQVAVEPDYAIYRDAGVALTERGQTRMEAKQFVQFLESPQGAKIFQKWGWIIPHN; translated from the coding sequence ATGAAGCAGTTTGCAACGGCCGCATTGGTCTTAGCCGCGATTTCTTGGGGAGGCTCCAGCTTTGCTGCAGAGCCGTTGCACGTTTACGGGCCGGGCGGTCCCCTGCCGGCAATGAATGAAGCCGCGGCTACCTTCGGTAAGGCGCATGGGATTGATGTGATCGTCACCGCGGGGCCGACGCCCCAATGGGTCGACAAGGCGAAGCAGGACGCAGACGTCATCTTCAGCGGGTCCGAAGTTATGATGTCGGATTTCATCAAGGCCGTGCCCGACATTGATCCATCATCGGTCAAGCCGCTCTACCTGCGTGCCGCCGCTATCCTCGTCAGGCCGGGCAATCCCGGACATATCCAAGGCCTCGCGGATCTGTTGAAGCCTGGCCACCGGATCATAGTCGTGAACGGCGCCGGGCAACAGGGCCTTTGGGAGGACGTCGCGGGCCGAAGGGGCGACATAGAGAGCGTCAAAGCGTTTCGCTCCAACATCGCGGTTGTCGCGGGCAACAGCGCGGAGGCCAAAGCGGCCTGGACGAAGGATCCGACGCTTGATGCGTGGCTGATCTGGACGATTTGGCAAAAGGCAAATCCGACATTGGCGGATCAGGTAGCGGTCGAGCCCGATTACGCGATCTACCGAGACGCGGGCGTTGCGCTGACCGAGCGTGGCCAGACCCGCATGGAGGCTAAGCAGTTTGTCCAATTCCTGGAATCGCCCCAAGGGGCAAAGATCTTCCAGAAATGGGGGTGGATCATTCCTCACAATTGA
- a CDS encoding TDT family transporter, with translation MSETVMPTQAIANSARLSGRLEIVRQFTPNWFTVTMGTGILALALNQAPINIPGLRAVADALWLLNIGLFTAFTCLYVTRWILFSSEAMRVFGHSVVSMFFGAIPMGLATIINGFLAFGIQRWGETAVSIAQALWWLDATLSVACGVLIPFLMFTRQDHSVEKMTAVWLLPIVAAEVAASSAGLLVPHLTGAAALHMLILGYALWAFSVPLAMSVLVILVLRLVLHKLPHRDMAASGWLALGPIGTGSLGLLLLGADAPAVFAQAGMPAIGDVAHGIGIIGGAVMWGYGAWWLLLAVLTTIRYIREGMPFNIGWWGFTFPLGVYAVATLTLARQTQIGFLAATGGVLVGCLALFWLIIAARTLRGACNRSLFVSPCLITGSIPSDFEADAV, from the coding sequence ATGTCGGAGACCGTGATGCCCACTCAGGCAATCGCCAACAGCGCACGGCTTTCAGGCCGGCTAGAAATCGTCCGTCAGTTCACGCCGAACTGGTTCACCGTCACGATGGGAACAGGAATACTGGCGCTCGCCTTGAACCAGGCGCCCATCAATATTCCCGGCCTGCGTGCCGTCGCCGACGCGCTTTGGCTCCTCAATATCGGCTTGTTCACAGCTTTTACGTGCCTCTACGTCACACGCTGGATCCTGTTTTCCAGCGAGGCCATGCGCGTTTTCGGGCATTCGGTGGTGTCGATGTTCTTTGGGGCCATCCCGATGGGCTTGGCGACGATCATTAACGGCTTCCTCGCATTCGGTATCCAGCGCTGGGGCGAAACCGCGGTATCGATCGCCCAGGCGCTCTGGTGGCTCGACGCCACGCTATCCGTCGCCTGCGGCGTTCTTATTCCCTTCCTGATGTTCACGCGGCAGGACCATAGCGTGGAGAAGATGACGGCGGTCTGGCTGCTGCCCATCGTTGCCGCGGAAGTCGCGGCCTCGAGCGCGGGTCTGCTGGTCCCGCACCTCACCGGCGCGGCCGCCCTGCACATGCTGATCTTAGGCTACGCGTTATGGGCATTTTCAGTCCCGCTCGCGATGAGCGTGCTGGTCATCCTCGTGCTGCGGCTGGTGCTGCATAAGCTGCCCCACCGCGACATGGCGGCGTCCGGCTGGCTCGCGCTCGGGCCGATCGGGACCGGCTCGTTGGGGTTGCTTTTGCTGGGGGCCGACGCTCCCGCGGTCTTTGCGCAGGCGGGTATGCCTGCCATAGGCGATGTCGCGCACGGCATCGGCATCATCGGTGGCGCTGTCATGTGGGGCTATGGCGCCTGGTGGCTTCTGCTCGCGGTGCTGACGACAATCCGCTACATCCGCGAGGGCATGCCGTTCAACATCGGCTGGTGGGGTTTCACCTTCCCGCTCGGCGTTTATGCAGTGGCGACCCTGACGCTGGCTCGGCAGACCCAGATTGGCTTTCTGGCTGCGACCGGCGGGGTCTTGGTCGGCTGCCTGGCCCTGTTTTGGCTCATCATCGCCGCGCGCACACTTCGTGGAGCCTGTAACCGCTCGCTCTTCGTGTCGCCTTGTCTGATTACCGGGTCGATTCCTTCCGACTTTGAGGCGGATGCTGTCTAG
- a CDS encoding LysR family transcriptional regulator has product MTLEQLRVFVAVAERQHVTRAAEALNLAQSAVSAHVAALEARHGAKLFHRVGRGIELTETGRLFLKEAQTVLARAEAAELVLSELGGLKRGTLAVAASQTIASYWLARHLVAYRRAYPGVEVKLIIGNTSQVAGFVRDGTSELGFVEGHIEDPSLASETIARDQMMVVVGHEHPWSKQQPVTFDDLHDTDWVLREPGSGTRSEFEEALRAKKVDFTKLRIALELPSNEAVRSAVEAGMGATALSASVVAAGIEAGLLYDVGVQLPDREFHVLRHNERYQSQAGQALLGIIDPH; this is encoded by the coding sequence ATGACATTGGAACAGCTCCGGGTTTTCGTAGCCGTCGCCGAGCGGCAGCATGTGACGCGCGCCGCCGAGGCCCTGAACCTGGCGCAATCGGCGGTGAGCGCCCACGTCGCCGCACTGGAGGCGCGGCATGGGGCGAAGCTGTTCCACCGCGTCGGTCGAGGAATTGAGCTTACGGAGACCGGCCGTCTTTTTCTCAAGGAGGCTCAGACCGTTCTCGCGCGCGCGGAGGCAGCCGAACTGGTGCTATCGGAACTCGGCGGTCTCAAGCGCGGTACGCTGGCTGTAGCGGCCAGTCAAACGATAGCCAGTTACTGGCTCGCGCGACATCTGGTCGCTTATCGCCGAGCGTATCCGGGTGTCGAAGTCAAGCTCATCATCGGAAACACGTCTCAGGTTGCCGGCTTTGTCCGAGACGGCACAAGCGAACTCGGATTTGTGGAGGGACATATTGAAGACCCCTCCCTCGCCAGCGAAACGATCGCGCGCGATCAAATGATGGTCGTCGTGGGCCACGAACATCCCTGGTCAAAGCAACAGCCGGTCACGTTCGATGATTTGCACGACACGGATTGGGTGCTCAGAGAACCCGGCTCTGGAACTCGATCCGAGTTCGAAGAGGCGCTACGCGCAAAGAAGGTCGACTTCACCAAGCTTCGCATCGCGCTCGAACTTCCCTCCAACGAAGCTGTCAGGTCAGCAGTGGAAGCAGGCATGGGCGCCACAGCGCTGTCGGCGAGCGTCGTCGCGGCCGGGATCGAAGCAGGTTTGCTCTACGACGTAGGCGTCCAGTTGCCCGATCGTGAGTTTCACGTGCTGCGCCACAACGAAAGATATCAGAGCCAGGCGGGCCAAGCGTTGCTTGGAATTATCGATCCGCATTGA
- the tetH gene encoding thiosulfate dehydrogenase, translating into MIGTTLQRRQALQLGLAAGIGAAFVAPSAPADAKSNDSALLPTGSNALRELTDRLAKAPRRRDFKTVPMILTSPDQWDHEALSDVIAYQSKAKQVWDNTDIASPWLNLMRNALNAQIWSFKHPDFLAVSATHGTAHLALYDQSIWDKYQLAKLAGDKFQTNTLIVEKKAQSASLENYEDPAGAFSPEDNSIPALMSRGVVFMSCHNAIWEEAAGLLKANVNPDKLSHEALAAELTNHLIPGVVLTPGAVGTLPELQQAGFHYAK; encoded by the coding sequence ATGATCGGAACCACACTTCAACGTCGCCAGGCGCTTCAACTCGGTCTCGCAGCGGGCATCGGCGCCGCATTTGTCGCCCCTTCAGCGCCGGCGGATGCCAAGAGCAACGACAGCGCGCTTCTTCCCACAGGCTCAAACGCGTTGCGGGAGTTGACCGATCGCCTCGCCAAAGCGCCTCGCCGCCGAGACTTCAAGACGGTTCCGATGATTCTGACATCTCCGGACCAATGGGACCACGAAGCGCTTTCGGACGTCATCGCCTATCAGTCAAAGGCGAAGCAGGTGTGGGACAATACCGACATCGCCAGCCCCTGGCTCAATCTGATGCGCAACGCGCTGAACGCGCAGATTTGGTCGTTCAAGCATCCTGATTTTCTGGCGGTCTCTGCGACTCATGGAACAGCCCACCTGGCGCTTTACGATCAATCGATCTGGGACAAATACCAACTCGCCAAACTTGCCGGCGACAAATTCCAGACGAATACCCTGATCGTTGAAAAGAAAGCGCAGTCCGCAAGTCTCGAGAACTACGAAGATCCAGCGGGAGCTTTCTCGCCGGAAGACAACTCCATTCCCGCGCTGATGAGCCGCGGCGTCGTGTTCATGTCCTGTCACAATGCTATCTGGGAGGAAGCGGCCGGGCTACTCAAAGCGAATGTCAACCCAGACAAGCTCAGCCATGAAGCGTTGGCGGCTGAGTTGACCAACCATCTCATCCCCGGCGTCGTGCTTACACCTGGCGCGGTGGGTACGCTGCCCGAATTGCAGCAAGCCGGCTTCCACTATGCGAAGTAA
- a CDS encoding substrate-binding domain-containing protein produces MLKSLFIATLASAVCLVSGAGASNAAEPSSDAMKVPGFAVDVFPPWQDGRNNDATDRGLAFTVPEIDDMADFHGDLTNPELVLFVGGNYYFAMAPLVKAFEASHPEYKGRLFWETIPPGLLVDQMKAHGRITVGNMTFVVRPDAYFAGLKKVQSLIDEGLLDGPPVPYVTNTLTMMVPKANPAKIDSLQDLGKAGVRLAMPNPEFEGVARQIKAALAKAGGDKLADAVYGTKVKDGSTTLTHIHHRQTPLFLMQGFADAGVTWKSEALFQELAGHPIAHVDIPENENVTAVYAGAVVKGSAHGEAAKAWLEFIHSPEALSIFERYGFKPYAGQN; encoded by the coding sequence ATGCTCAAATCACTGTTCATCGCAACATTGGCCTCAGCCGTTTGCTTGGTCTCTGGGGCAGGTGCGTCTAATGCCGCCGAACCTTCTTCAGACGCCATGAAGGTGCCGGGCTTCGCGGTCGACGTTTTTCCACCCTGGCAGGACGGCCGGAACAATGACGCCACAGATCGCGGCTTGGCATTCACCGTTCCGGAAATCGACGACATGGCCGATTTCCACGGCGATCTCACGAATCCCGAGCTCGTGCTCTTTGTCGGCGGAAACTATTACTTCGCCATGGCGCCGTTGGTGAAGGCATTCGAAGCTTCACACCCGGAATATAAGGGCCGGTTGTTCTGGGAGACGATACCACCAGGATTACTGGTCGATCAGATGAAGGCTCACGGTCGCATCACGGTCGGCAACATGACTTTCGTGGTAAGGCCGGATGCTTACTTTGCGGGTCTCAAAAAGGTTCAGAGTCTGATCGACGAAGGCCTTCTTGATGGGCCGCCCGTGCCCTACGTCACCAATACCTTGACCATGATGGTGCCGAAGGCCAATCCAGCGAAGATCGATAGCCTCCAGGATCTCGGTAAGGCCGGCGTCAGACTCGCTATGCCCAACCCCGAGTTCGAAGGCGTGGCGCGTCAGATCAAGGCCGCTCTTGCCAAGGCCGGGGGCGATAAGCTTGCCGACGCTGTGTACGGCACGAAGGTCAAGGACGGCTCAACCACGCTGACCCATATCCATCATCGCCAAACACCGCTGTTCCTGATGCAAGGCTTCGCCGACGCGGGCGTGACCTGGAAATCGGAGGCCCTCTTTCAGGAGCTGGCCGGACATCCGATCGCCCATGTCGACATACCGGAGAATGAAAACGTAACGGCCGTCTATGCCGGCGCGGTCGTCAAAGGTAGCGCTCACGGCGAAGCCGCGAAGGCGTGGCTCGAGTTCATTCATTCCCCCGAAGCGCTGAGCATATTCGAGCGCTATGGCTTCAAGCCTTACGCCGGGCAGAACTGA
- a CDS encoding TQO small subunit DoxD, which translates to MTMTFARSRITTATTGQSEAVIPDATWRIAGLALLSVRFIQGFIYWGGGSRRFIYAPSKLDPDATSWMANKFQTAMPGALLGTDHIISYLLQHFWLLYPAVILFSAAELIAGLMLMAGLMTRAAAAVSIGFSVILMLMFGWQGATCIDEWTMAASSLAMGATLMLAGSGAYSLDNVLLLRNPALANKVWFRWLSGALPLPMSGSAFRNLALAVLATTVVFNVATYDYYRGSVYSAFHGGPVSPSKHHVTLEGAALLPDGNLKFHAYLDGGTPASASHIVDVALLGSDGAVIHRWDMAALSALPKDAIRNDFAYNKFSIGPYGLVAKVGAMAEITLPLQVVTVPGSAKLRMTTVSGNHFDASVNG; encoded by the coding sequence ATGACGATGACCTTCGCAAGATCGCGCATTACAACGGCCACGACAGGGCAGTCGGAAGCCGTCATCCCAGACGCAACGTGGCGCATTGCAGGCTTAGCGCTCCTCTCGGTGCGTTTCATCCAGGGATTCATCTATTGGGGTGGCGGCTCTCGCCGCTTCATTTATGCGCCGTCTAAGCTCGATCCGGACGCGACTTCTTGGATGGCCAATAAATTCCAGACTGCGATGCCGGGGGCCCTGCTTGGGACCGATCACATCATCTCTTACTTGCTGCAACATTTTTGGCTGCTCTATCCGGCAGTCATTCTCTTCAGCGCGGCGGAGCTGATCGCTGGGCTGATGTTGATGGCAGGATTGATGACCCGAGCCGCCGCTGCCGTCTCTATCGGTTTCTCGGTCATCCTGATGTTGATGTTCGGGTGGCAAGGCGCGACATGCATCGATGAATGGACCATGGCTGCCAGCAGCCTCGCGATGGGCGCGACGCTCATGCTGGCTGGAAGCGGCGCGTATTCGCTCGACAACGTTCTGCTGCTACGTAACCCGGCTCTCGCGAACAAGGTCTGGTTCCGTTGGCTATCCGGCGCGCTGCCTTTGCCGATGAGCGGCTCAGCCTTTCGCAATCTTGCGCTCGCGGTTCTGGCTACAACCGTCGTATTCAACGTGGCCACGTACGACTACTACCGAGGCTCGGTTTATAGCGCTTTCCATGGGGGACCGGTGAGCCCCAGCAAACACCATGTGACGTTGGAGGGCGCAGCGCTGCTCCCCGACGGGAATTTAAAGTTCCATGCCTATCTCGACGGCGGCACGCCTGCCTCGGCATCTCACATCGTCGATGTCGCGTTGCTCGGAAGTGATGGTGCCGTCATTCATCGGTGGGACATGGCTGCCTTGAGCGCGTTGCCCAAAGACGCCATCCGCAACGATTTTGCGTACAACAAATTCAGTATCGGTCCCTATGGCCTTGTCGCCAAAGTAGGAGCGATGGCGGAAATCACGCTGCCGCTGCAGGTCGTTACTGTTCCGGGCAGTGCAAAGCTCCGCATGACGACCGTCAGCGGAAACCATTTCGATGCAAGCGTAAATGGTTAG
- a CDS encoding malate dehydrogenase: protein MNKLPKNVVVTGAAGQICYSLLFRLAKGDVFGTRQPLRLHLLDLPQAQQAVRGVVMELEDCAFPLLTNVVITDDPKIAFKDVDAGFLVGSRPRSKGMERRDLLSANADIFRIQGRALSEAAKRDAKILVVGNPANTNAMILGDNAPDFPTENITSMIRLDHNRALTQLARRAGVAVGDIEKFVVWGNHSPTMFADWSHALVDGRPLSELIGDETWYRNTLIPEVARRGTAIIEARGSSSAASAANAAIDHMRDWVHGSKGDWVSMGLRSDGAYGIPEGLVFGMPAICKSGQYERVVDLQFGQFAKQMLERTITELSEEREAVRGS, encoded by the coding sequence ATGAACAAACTGCCGAAGAATGTTGTCGTGACCGGCGCGGCCGGCCAGATCTGCTACTCGCTACTGTTCCGGCTCGCGAAGGGAGACGTTTTCGGAACCCGGCAACCTCTGCGGCTACACCTATTGGACTTGCCACAGGCACAGCAGGCGGTTCGGGGCGTCGTCATGGAGCTGGAGGATTGTGCCTTTCCGCTCCTCACGAATGTGGTTATCACCGATGATCCCAAGATCGCTTTCAAGGACGTAGATGCGGGCTTCCTCGTCGGCTCGCGACCGCGATCAAAGGGAATGGAGCGTCGGGATCTCCTGTCCGCCAACGCTGACATTTTCCGAATTCAAGGCCGCGCATTGAGCGAGGCCGCAAAGCGGGATGCAAAGATCCTGGTTGTCGGCAACCCTGCCAACACGAATGCGATGATTCTCGGTGACAATGCTCCTGATTTCCCGACAGAAAACATCACCTCGATGATCCGGCTGGATCACAACCGAGCATTGACGCAATTGGCGCGGCGCGCTGGTGTCGCGGTCGGCGACATCGAAAAGTTCGTCGTCTGGGGCAATCACTCGCCAACGATGTTCGCCGACTGGTCTCATGCCTTGGTCGACGGCCGTCCGCTCTCTGAGCTCATAGGTGACGAAACCTGGTATCGAAATACGCTGATCCCCGAAGTGGCGCGCCGAGGAACGGCAATCATTGAAGCGCGGGGGTCGTCGTCCGCCGCATCCGCTGCCAACGCCGCTATCGATCATATGCGTGATTGGGTTCATGGGAGTAAGGGTGACTGGGTCTCCATGGGACTGCGTTCAGACGGAGCCTATGGCATACCAGAGGGACTTGTCTTTGGGATGCCTGCTATTTGTAAAAGCGGACAATACGAAAGGGTTGTGGACTTGCAATTCGGGCAATTCGCCAAGCAGATGCTGGAAAGAACAATTACAGAACTCAGCGAGGAAAGGGAGGCGGTGCGCGGTTCTTAG